From a single Bacillus sp. BGMRC 2118 genomic region:
- a CDS encoding DUF2140 family protein encodes MTVNNYRKWKQAFFILLSSLILLVAVMFGAFLYLVVSPAEEENSPSVEIVENPNFTLVTNKEGINSWIHKELTKQEQKAKNIHYEVIVDDYIYVNGKLIVFNREIPFQMIFEPSVNQDKGLTLTEKEISLGMLNLPGEIVLGLLDEQFNMPKWVSIRPNQQEIVVDIKEIELEKGMQLSLKTFDLSQDKIELNIKR; translated from the coding sequence ATGACAGTGAATAATTATCGGAAATGGAAACAGGCATTTTTTATATTATTAAGTTCACTTATTCTGTTAGTGGCTGTTATGTTTGGTGCATTCCTCTACTTAGTAGTAAGTCCTGCTGAAGAGGAAAATTCTCCAAGCGTAGAAATTGTGGAAAATCCTAACTTTACATTAGTGACGAATAAGGAAGGAATCAATAGTTGGATTCATAAAGAGTTAACTAAACAGGAACAAAAAGCTAAAAACATTCACTATGAAGTTATCGTGGATGATTACATTTATGTGAATGGGAAATTAATTGTTTTTAATCGTGAAATCCCTTTTCAGATGATTTTTGAACCGAGTGTTAACCAGGATAAGGGCTTAACCCTAACTGAGAAAGAAATTAGTCTGGGGATGCTGAATTTACCAGGTGAAATTGTATTAGGATTGTTAGACGAACAATTCAATATGCCAAAGTGGGTGTCCATCAGACCGAATCAACAAGAAATTGTTGTGGATATCAAAGAGATCGAGCTTGAAAAAGGTATGCAACTGTCACTTAAGACCTTCGACTTGTCACAAGATAAAATTGAATTAAATATAAAAAGATAG
- a CDS encoding YjcZ family sporulation protein — protein MSHGYNSGFALIVVLFILLVIVGAAWL, from the coding sequence ATGAGCCACGGTTACAATTCAGGTTTCGCGTTAATTGTTGTGTTGTTTATTTTGTTAGTTATTGTTGGTGCAGCTTGGCTGTAA
- a CDS encoding YjcZ family sporulation protein gives MSHEYKGGFALIVVLFILLIIVGSAYVGY, from the coding sequence ATGAGTCACGAATATAAAGGTGGATTTGCATTAATTGTCGTGCTGTTCATTTTACTAATTATTGTTGGTTCTGCTTATGTAGGTTACTAA
- a CDS encoding YjcZ family sporulation protein, with amino-acid sequence MSHSYGSGFALIVVLFILLIIIGASWL; translated from the coding sequence ATGTCACACAGCTACGGTTCAGGTTTCGCGTTAATCGTTGTATTGTTCATTCTGTTAATTATCATCGGAGCTTCTTGGTTATAA